From a single Rhodococcus qingshengii JCM 15477 genomic region:
- a CDS encoding tyrosine recombinase XerC, whose product MTDALPASLSVHLDAYAEHLRLSRGRSEHTIRAYVGDARALLTHFSAGSENADLDRLDLSVMRSWLAAQNAVGTARTTVARRASSARGFTAWLAQTGRISVDPGTRLAAPPARRTLPTVLRQSQALDAMDAAESGAQQQEPLALRDRLIVELLYSTGIRVGELCGLDVESVDADRRLLRVLGKGNKERSVPYGLPAESALNGWLEHGRPALCSDRSGRALLLGVRGGRLDQRQARSVVHETMAAIPGAPDMGPHGLRHSAATHLLEGGADLRVVQELLGHASLATTQLYTHVSVERLRSVHDQAHPRA is encoded by the coding sequence ATGACTGACGCATTGCCGGCGAGCTTGAGCGTTCACCTCGATGCGTATGCCGAGCACCTCCGACTGAGCCGAGGCCGGTCGGAACACACGATCCGCGCCTACGTCGGTGACGCGCGGGCATTGCTGACCCATTTCTCCGCGGGTTCGGAGAATGCAGATCTCGACCGCCTCGACCTAAGTGTCATGCGTTCGTGGTTGGCCGCCCAGAATGCCGTAGGAACAGCCCGTACGACGGTAGCTCGACGGGCTTCTTCGGCGCGTGGGTTCACTGCGTGGCTCGCGCAGACCGGACGCATTTCCGTCGACCCGGGCACACGTCTGGCGGCTCCACCCGCTCGCCGGACGCTGCCGACGGTGCTGCGTCAGAGCCAGGCCCTCGACGCAATGGATGCGGCGGAAAGCGGTGCGCAGCAACAAGAGCCGCTCGCCCTGCGAGACCGACTCATCGTGGAATTGTTGTACTCCACCGGAATTCGCGTCGGCGAGTTGTGTGGACTGGACGTCGAGTCGGTCGATGCCGATCGACGATTGCTTCGTGTTCTCGGCAAGGGGAACAAGGAGCGGTCGGTGCCATACGGCCTGCCCGCAGAATCGGCACTGAACGGCTGGCTGGAGCACGGACGACCCGCGCTGTGTTCGGATCGGTCCGGGCGAGCGTTGCTCCTCGGAGTTCGAGGCGGCCGGCTCGATCAGCGTCAGGCGCGTTCGGTGGTCCACGAAACCATGGCTGCAATTCCAGGGGCTCCCGACATGGGTCCGCACGGGCTTCGGCACTCGGCTGCGACACATTTGCTGGAGGGTGGTGCGGACCTTCGTGTGGTCCAAGAACTCCTCGGTCATGCGAGTTTGGCGACCACTCAGCTGTACACGCACGTGTCGGTCGAACGGCTTCGATCCGTCCACGATCAGGCCCATCCGCGCGCCTGA
- a CDS encoding MinD/ParA family ATP-binding protein, translating into MNRQDVKHLPNSGQPAWLSESPQPAPEPAPTPEPVARLQEVWSTPPPPSSQQQVTNQDLVAEALLKRPKRTPRGGWRRGLHRATGGVVNLGDSTNEQRNRALAARIEQPIRNDYRVALLSLKGGVGKTTVTVGLGATFASLRGDCVVAVDANPDFGTLAQRVPLQTNSTVRDLIAARPDIKSYSDVRVHTSQSSSRLEVLASEQDPAISEAFSEADYRQVIDILQVYYNIILTDCGTGIMHSAMNGVLDLANSLVLVSSPAIDGARSAAATLDWLQLHGYGHLVERTVVVISAARPGSSVIDMDALVDYFMRRCRAVEVIPFDEHLAEGSVMDLELMRPATRRAFMELAAMVADDFADAVGRHAVSEWH; encoded by the coding sequence GTGAACCGCCAAGATGTGAAGCACCTGCCGAACAGCGGCCAACCAGCCTGGCTGTCCGAATCGCCGCAACCGGCTCCCGAGCCGGCGCCGACGCCGGAGCCTGTGGCGCGACTGCAAGAGGTCTGGTCCACGCCACCGCCACCGTCGAGCCAACAGCAGGTGACAAACCAGGATCTGGTTGCCGAAGCTTTACTGAAACGCCCGAAACGGACGCCGCGTGGCGGCTGGCGTAGGGGATTGCATCGTGCGACCGGAGGTGTGGTCAATCTGGGGGATTCGACCAACGAACAGCGCAACCGTGCACTGGCCGCCCGAATCGAGCAGCCGATCCGCAACGACTACCGAGTCGCTCTGCTCTCGCTCAAAGGGGGAGTGGGCAAGACGACGGTCACGGTCGGACTCGGTGCGACGTTTGCTTCGCTGCGTGGTGACTGCGTCGTGGCGGTTGACGCCAATCCCGATTTCGGGACCTTGGCACAACGTGTTCCGCTGCAGACCAATTCGACAGTGCGCGATCTGATTGCTGCTAGACCGGACATAAAGAGCTATTCGGACGTTCGAGTGCACACATCCCAGTCGTCGAGTCGTCTCGAGGTGCTGGCGAGTGAGCAGGATCCGGCGATTTCGGAGGCATTCAGCGAGGCCGACTATCGCCAGGTCATCGACATCTTGCAGGTCTACTACAACATCATCCTCACTGATTGCGGTACCGGGATCATGCACTCGGCGATGAACGGCGTTCTCGATCTTGCCAATTCGTTGGTTCTGGTCAGTTCGCCGGCAATCGACGGAGCGCGCAGTGCGGCGGCAACGCTCGATTGGCTTCAGTTGCACGGATACGGCCATCTGGTCGAGCGGACCGTCGTCGTCATCAGCGCCGCCCGACCAGGGTCGAGCGTCATCGACATGGACGCGTTGGTGGACTATTTCATGCGTCGATGCCGCGCCGTCGAGGTCATTCCTTTCGACGAGCATCTCGCGGAGGGGTCGGTGATGGACCTCGAATTGATGCGACCGGCCACCAGACGAGCGTTCATGGAACTGGCAGCGATGGTGGCCGACGACTTCGCGGACGCTGTGGGTCGGCACGCCGTCTCCGAGTGGCACTGA
- a CDS encoding M23 family metallopeptidase, producing the protein MLRGARRGVVFAVISCCVAVGTASADTRFDWPLAPRPHVERAFDKPAENWLPGHRGVDLGGSAGQSVLAAGDGIVVFAGVVAGKPTVSIDHSGGLRTTYEPVTAVVRTGERVAARSVIGTLETGHEGCAVEACLHWGLRRGREYLDPLGLVRSQPLRLKPLKGG; encoded by the coding sequence ATGTTGCGCGGAGCTCGACGAGGCGTGGTCTTTGCCGTGATCTCCTGCTGTGTCGCCGTAGGCACGGCGTCAGCAGACACGCGATTCGACTGGCCGCTCGCTCCTCGGCCGCACGTGGAACGCGCTTTCGACAAACCGGCCGAGAACTGGCTGCCGGGTCATCGCGGGGTCGATCTCGGCGGCAGCGCCGGCCAATCCGTCCTCGCGGCCGGCGACGGCATCGTGGTGTTCGCGGGAGTGGTCGCCGGAAAGCCGACGGTGTCGATCGATCATTCCGGCGGCCTACGCACGACCTACGAACCCGTCACCGCAGTCGTTCGCACAGGTGAACGCGTCGCAGCCAGGTCAGTGATCGGAACCCTTGAAACCGGGCACGAAGGGTGCGCTGTCGAAGCATGTTTGCACTGGGGCTTGCGCAGAGGACGCGAGTATCTCGATCCACTCGGACTGGTTCGGTCGCAACCGCTCAGGCTCAAGCCATTGAAAGGAGGCTGA
- the rpsB gene encoding 30S ribosomal protein S2: MAVVTMKQMLDSGTHFGHQTRRWNPKMKRFILTDRNGIYIIDLQQTLTYIDKAYEFVKETVAHGGTVLFVGTKKQAQESIASEATRVGMPYVNQRWLGGMLTNFTTVHKRLLRLKELEAMEQTGGFEGRTKKEILMLTREMTKLDRTLGGIRDMAKVPSAVWIVDTNKEHLAVAEARKLNIPVIAILDTNCDPDLVDYPIPGNDDAIRSAALLTKVVASAVAEGVQARAGLSADKDAKPEAGAGEPLAEWEQELLSQAAPAAEAEAAPAAEAEAAPAAEAPATEA, from the coding sequence ATGGCTGTCGTAACCATGAAGCAGATGCTCGATAGTGGAACCCACTTCGGACATCAGACTCGTCGCTGGAACCCGAAGATGAAGCGATTCATCTTGACCGACCGCAACGGCATCTACATCATCGACCTCCAGCAGACGCTGACGTACATCGACAAGGCGTACGAGTTCGTCAAGGAGACCGTTGCCCACGGCGGCACAGTTCTCTTCGTCGGTACCAAGAAGCAGGCGCAGGAGTCCATCGCTTCCGAAGCGACTCGCGTCGGAATGCCCTACGTCAACCAGCGTTGGCTCGGCGGCATGCTCACCAACTTCACCACCGTTCACAAGCGTCTGCTTCGCCTCAAGGAGCTCGAGGCAATGGAGCAGACCGGTGGATTCGAAGGTCGCACCAAGAAGGAAATCCTCATGCTCACGCGTGAGATGACCAAGCTGGATCGCACCCTCGGTGGTATCCGCGACATGGCCAAGGTTCCTTCCGCGGTGTGGATCGTCGACACCAACAAGGAGCACCTGGCAGTTGCCGAGGCTCGCAAGCTGAACATCCCGGTCATCGCGATCCTGGACACCAACTGCGACCCCGACCTCGTCGACTACCCGATCCCGGGCAACGACGACGCCATCCGTTCCGCAGCACTGCTGACCAAGGTTGTCGCTTCCGCGGTTGCCGAAGGTGTGCAGGCACGTGCAGGACTGAGCGCCGACAAGGACGCGAAGCCCGAAGCCGGCGCAGGCGAGCCCCTCGCCGAGTGGGAGCAGGAACTGCTCTCGCAGGCAGCTCCGGCCGCAGAGGCTGAGGCAGCTCCGGCTGCAGAGGCTGAGGCAGCCCCCGCCGCAGAGGCACCGGCCACCGAGGCCTGA
- the tsf gene encoding translation elongation factor Ts: MANYTAADVKRLRELTGSGMMACKNALADADGDFDKAVEQLRIKGAKDVGKRAERTTAEGLVVAKDGVMIEINCETDFVAKNDEFIKLADEIVTVAAAGKPADLDALKALELDGKTIDTVIAEQSAKIGEKLELSRVASFDGPVAVYLHKRSSDLPPAVGVLVEYTGEGDAAAEAARGAAMQVAALKAKYVTRDEVPEEIVASERHIAEETARAEGKPEQALPKIIEGRVNGYFKDVVLTEQSSVTDSKKTVKAILDDAGVTIKRFVRFEVGASA, encoded by the coding sequence ATGGCGAACTACACCGCCGCTGACGTCAAGCGGCTCCGTGAGCTCACCGGCTCCGGAATGATGGCATGTAAGAACGCACTCGCAGATGCAGACGGCGATTTCGACAAGGCCGTCGAGCAGCTGCGCATCAAGGGCGCGAAGGATGTCGGAAAGCGCGCAGAGCGCACCACCGCTGAGGGTCTCGTCGTCGCCAAGGACGGCGTCATGATCGAGATCAACTGCGAGACCGACTTCGTGGCCAAGAACGACGAGTTCATCAAGCTGGCCGACGAGATCGTGACCGTCGCTGCTGCTGGTAAGCCTGCTGACCTCGACGCTCTCAAGGCGCTCGAGCTCGACGGCAAGACCATCGACACCGTCATTGCGGAGCAGTCCGCGAAGATCGGTGAGAAGCTCGAACTGAGCCGCGTCGCTTCCTTCGACGGCCCCGTTGCCGTTTACCTGCACAAGCGCAGCTCCGACTTGCCGCCCGCTGTCGGCGTTCTCGTCGAGTACACCGGTGAAGGCGATGCTGCTGCTGAGGCCGCTCGCGGCGCTGCAATGCAGGTCGCAGCACTCAAGGCGAAGTACGTCACGCGTGACGAGGTTCCCGAGGAGATCGTCGCTTCCGAGCGTCACATCGCCGAAGAGACCGCCCGCGCAGAAGGCAAGCCCGAGCAGGCACTGCCGAAGATCATCGAAGGCCGCGTCAACGGTTACTTCAAGGACGTCGTTCTGACCGAGCAGTCTTCGGTCACGGACTCCAAGAAGACCGTCAAGGCGATCCTCGACGATGCAGGCGTGACCATCAAGCGCTTCGTGCGTTTCGAGGTCGGCGCCTCCGCTTAA
- the pyrH gene encoding UMP kinase, with protein MSEPANERPGFKRVLLKLGGEMFGGGKVGLDPDVVTKVAEQIAEVVRSGVQVAVVIGGGNFFRGAELQQRGLDRARSDYMGMLGTVMNCLALQDFLEKAGVDSRVQTAITMGQVAEPYLPLRARRHLEKGRVVIFGAGMGMPYFSTDTTAAQRALEIGAEVVLMAKAVDGVYSADPRLDPDATMYEQITHREVIERELKVADATAFSLCMDNSMPMMVFNLLTEGNIARAVSGEKIGTLIKS; from the coding sequence ATGTCCGAACCAGCCAACGAACGTCCAGGATTCAAGCGGGTCCTGCTCAAACTCGGCGGCGAAATGTTCGGAGGCGGCAAAGTCGGTCTCGATCCCGACGTGGTCACCAAGGTGGCTGAGCAGATCGCAGAGGTCGTTCGATCGGGCGTACAGGTTGCAGTGGTCATCGGCGGCGGAAACTTCTTCCGCGGAGCGGAACTGCAGCAGCGTGGCCTCGATCGCGCGCGCTCCGACTACATGGGCATGCTAGGCACCGTCATGAACTGCCTCGCTCTGCAGGATTTCCTGGAGAAGGCGGGCGTCGATTCTCGCGTGCAGACGGCCATCACCATGGGCCAGGTCGCCGAGCCGTACCTCCCCCTTCGCGCACGCAGGCACCTCGAGAAGGGGCGCGTAGTCATCTTCGGTGCCGGGATGGGTATGCCCTACTTCTCGACTGACACCACTGCTGCGCAGCGCGCGCTGGAGATCGGTGCCGAGGTAGTGCTGATGGCCAAGGCTGTCGACGGCGTCTACTCGGCCGACCCGCGTCTCGACCCGGACGCGACGATGTACGAACAGATCACGCACCGTGAGGTCATCGAACGTGAGCTCAAGGTCGCGGACGCGACGGCATTCAGCCTGTGCATGGACAACTCGATGCCGATGATGGTGTTCAACCTCCTCACCGAAGGAAACATCGCTCGCGCGGTGTCCGGTGAGAAGATCGGCACCCTGATCAAGTCGTGA
- the frr gene encoding ribosome recycling factor has protein sequence MIDEALFEAEEKMEKAVTVAKDDLGSVRTGRANPGMFSRIVIDYYGSITPITQLASINVPEARMVIVKPYEASQLNAIETAIRNSDLGVNPSNDGSIIRISVPQLTEERRRELVKQAKSKGEDSKVTLRNIRRKAMDELGRIQKDGEAGEDEVGRAEKELDKTTAKYVHTVEELVKHKEAELMEV, from the coding sequence GTGATCGATGAAGCGCTCTTCGAGGCAGAAGAGAAGATGGAAAAGGCTGTCACGGTAGCCAAGGACGATCTCGGCTCGGTTCGCACCGGACGCGCGAACCCCGGTATGTTCTCGCGCATCGTGATCGACTACTACGGTTCGATCACGCCGATCACGCAGCTCGCGAGCATCAACGTCCCCGAGGCCCGCATGGTCATCGTCAAGCCGTACGAGGCCTCGCAGCTCAACGCGATCGAGACGGCGATCCGCAACTCGGATCTCGGGGTGAACCCGTCCAACGACGGCAGCATCATCCGCATTTCGGTTCCGCAGCTCACGGAAGAGCGTCGACGTGAACTGGTGAAGCAGGCCAAGTCCAAGGGCGAGGATTCCAAGGTCACGCTGCGCAACATCCGCCGCAAGGCGATGGACGAACTCGGCCGGATCCAGAAGGACGGTGAAGCCGGCGAGGACGAGGTCGGTCGCGCAGAGAAAGAACTCGACAAGACCACGGCGAAGTACGTGCACACGGTCGAGGAACTCGTCAAGCACAAGGAAGCAGAGTTGATGGAGGTATAG
- a CDS encoding phosphatidate cytidylyltransferase yields MHAQEGTAGGPVTDGPTGGAEGAQPPKSKAGRNLPAAIGVGAGLGALVIGTLIFLPPGWIAVVAIAMFIATWEVTTRLREADIEVPRIPLLVGGQATIWLGWPWGPVGVLSGFTATVLVCMVWRLFDHGLKATPKNFLRDTSITVFVLAWIPLLASFGALMVLEDDGPGRVFVLMIGVVCSDIGGYAAGVLFGKHPMVPAVSPKKSWEGFVGSLIFCVIGSLLSVTLILDANSMIGVLLGVVLVVVATVGDLIESQIKRELGIKDMGTLLPGHGGIMDRLDSLLPSAFVTWLILYALV; encoded by the coding sequence GTGCACGCACAAGAGGGAACCGCCGGTGGTCCCGTCACGGACGGGCCTACGGGCGGCGCTGAGGGCGCGCAACCGCCGAAGTCGAAGGCGGGCAGGAACCTACCTGCCGCCATCGGCGTCGGAGCTGGCCTCGGCGCCTTGGTCATCGGCACTTTGATCTTCCTGCCCCCCGGATGGATCGCCGTCGTTGCGATCGCGATGTTCATCGCGACGTGGGAGGTCACCACGCGGCTTCGTGAAGCCGACATCGAGGTGCCGCGAATTCCGCTTCTCGTCGGCGGGCAAGCCACGATCTGGCTCGGCTGGCCGTGGGGACCGGTCGGGGTGCTCAGCGGATTCACCGCGACCGTCCTGGTATGCATGGTGTGGCGGTTGTTCGACCACGGCCTCAAGGCGACCCCGAAGAACTTCCTGAGAGACACCTCCATCACGGTGTTCGTTCTGGCGTGGATCCCGCTGTTGGCGTCATTCGGTGCGTTGATGGTGCTCGAAGACGACGGCCCCGGTCGCGTCTTCGTCTTGATGATCGGTGTCGTGTGCTCCGACATCGGCGGCTACGCGGCTGGAGTGCTGTTCGGGAAGCACCCGATGGTGCCGGCTGTGAGCCCGAAGAAGTCCTGGGAAGGATTCGTCGGCTCCCTCATTTTCTGCGTCATCGGCAGTCTGCTTTCGGTGACGTTGATCCTCGACGCGAATTCGATGATCGGCGTCCTGCTCGGTGTCGTCCTGGTGGTAGTCGCGACGGTCGGCGACCTGATCGAATCGCAGATCAAGCGTGAACTCGGCATCAAGGACATGGGAACCTTGCTTCCCGGCCACGGCGGAATCATGGACCGCCTGGATTCACTCCTGCCTTCGGCATTTGTCACCTGGCTGATTCTGTACGCACTCGTCTGA
- a CDS encoding class I SAM-dependent methyltransferase, translating to MRDFFSGRSKPIPSPNIWHWPDVYEVENRAQDVDGSLWAAMGAQVDWSGRDVVDVGCGAGFHLPEFARTARRVVGVEPHAPLVKAARERTCDSASIDVVQGSAESTGLVDASVDLVHARTAYFFGKGCGPGIREAMRILRPGGALLIVDLDVSAGPYGEWMRADLPKYDPAAVEGFFEAQGFSLTRVDARWEFENRDDMRRVLGIEFTEKTAERAFSQVTGLAFSVRYRIHVRSKPRSLELA from the coding sequence GTGCGTGATTTCTTCTCCGGCCGATCCAAGCCCATTCCCAGTCCGAACATCTGGCATTGGCCGGACGTCTACGAGGTCGAGAACCGCGCGCAGGACGTCGACGGTTCCCTCTGGGCCGCGATGGGAGCCCAGGTCGACTGGTCTGGACGCGATGTCGTCGATGTCGGCTGTGGGGCAGGGTTCCATCTACCGGAGTTCGCTCGTACCGCGCGTCGTGTTGTCGGAGTGGAGCCGCACGCACCGCTGGTGAAGGCCGCGCGGGAACGAACCTGCGATTCGGCGTCGATCGACGTAGTCCAGGGTTCAGCAGAGTCCACGGGTCTGGTGGATGCTTCAGTCGATCTCGTTCATGCCCGTACGGCGTACTTTTTCGGCAAAGGCTGCGGCCCGGGAATTCGTGAAGCCATGCGGATCCTGAGGCCAGGGGGAGCCCTGCTGATCGTGGATCTCGATGTGAGCGCCGGCCCGTACGGGGAGTGGATGAGGGCGGATCTGCCCAAATACGATCCCGCGGCGGTCGAAGGATTCTTCGAGGCTCAAGGGTTCTCGCTCACGCGTGTCGACGCCCGGTGGGAGTTCGAGAATCGAGACGATATGCGGCGGGTACTCGGAATCGAGTTCACCGAGAAGACTGCCGAGCGTGCGTTCTCGCAAGTGACAGGGCTTGCCTTCTCGGTGCGATACCGGATCCATGTTCGGTCCAAACCACGATCACTCGAACTTGCGTGA
- a CDS encoding HpcH/HpaI aldolase/citrate lyase family protein, translating into MERPVTSRIAPQQARSWLLVPASKPDTFDAALASAADAVILDLEDAVTAPNKPAARRDVAAFLSEHNHAWVRINDATTPFWEEDLAVLAGLPGLEGVMLAKTESGQQADATAERLPDGTKILALVESAVGLEAAPEIARTDGIFRLAFGSGDFRRDTGMDDSPTSMSYPRSRLTIASRAARIAPPIDGPTLGPDLDLLARDCAITLSLGMAGKLCMTTAQTAPVNAGLSPSVADAIWAQNVIDDLGEDGSRVRDGSDLPKLAKAKKIHKLATLFHIPTDH; encoded by the coding sequence ATGGAGAGACCTGTGACCTCGCGAATTGCCCCGCAGCAGGCAAGATCCTGGCTCCTCGTCCCCGCGTCCAAACCGGACACCTTCGACGCCGCACTCGCGAGTGCGGCCGACGCCGTCATTCTCGACCTCGAGGATGCCGTCACCGCACCCAACAAACCAGCTGCCCGCCGCGATGTCGCCGCATTCCTGAGCGAACACAATCACGCCTGGGTTCGGATCAACGACGCCACGACACCGTTCTGGGAAGAGGATCTGGCCGTACTCGCGGGCCTCCCCGGACTCGAGGGTGTCATGCTCGCAAAGACCGAAAGCGGTCAGCAGGCCGACGCCACGGCCGAGCGACTTCCCGACGGCACCAAGATTCTTGCTCTCGTCGAATCCGCGGTGGGACTCGAGGCTGCGCCCGAGATCGCACGCACTGACGGCATCTTCCGTCTCGCATTCGGCAGCGGCGACTTCCGGCGCGACACTGGGATGGACGACTCCCCCACGTCGATGTCGTACCCGCGTTCGCGGCTCACCATCGCCAGCCGCGCGGCACGCATCGCTCCGCCGATCGACGGTCCCACGCTCGGCCCCGATCTGGATCTGCTCGCCCGAGACTGTGCGATCACCTTGTCACTCGGCATGGCCGGCAAACTCTGCATGACCACCGCGCAGACTGCCCCCGTCAACGCAGGACTGAGTCCCTCTGTAGCCGACGCGATCTGGGCTCAGAATGTCATCGACGATCTCGGCGAAGACGGCTCACGCGTGCGCGACGGCAGCGACTTGCCCAAGCTCGCCAAGGCGAAGAAGATTCACAAGCTCGCCACCCTGTTCCACATCCCCACCGATCACTGA
- a CDS encoding LapA family protein: protein MSTTPEDPSNSPVYGPADGFGPDPELPKVDENKAVEKHDPEPTPAPEPVPTGTSVTDRTRAATTWVGLVIGAIVLILLLVFILQNLESVSVKILAWQIDFPLGITILLSAIAGALIMALAGGVRIIQIRRAAKRQM, encoded by the coding sequence ATGTCAACCACACCAGAGGATCCGTCGAATTCCCCCGTGTACGGCCCAGCCGACGGTTTCGGCCCCGATCCGGAACTTCCGAAGGTGGACGAGAACAAGGCAGTGGAAAAACACGATCCGGAACCGACACCGGCGCCTGAACCGGTGCCGACCGGAACGTCGGTCACCGACCGAACCAGAGCCGCCACGACCTGGGTTGGCCTGGTCATAGGTGCAATCGTGTTGATCTTACTGCTGGTGTTCATCCTGCAGAACCTCGAGAGCGTCTCCGTCAAGATCCTCGCCTGGCAGATCGACTTTCCGCTCGGAATCACGATCCTGCTTTCCGCCATCGCGGGCGCATTGATCATGGCGTTGGCAGGCGGCGTTCGCATCATTCAGATCCGGCGCGCAGCGAAGCGGCAGATGTGA